The Arthrobacter sp. NicSoilC5 genome has a window encoding:
- a CDS encoding thiamine pyrophosphate-dependent enzyme: MTPEPQPTLTTSRPQPAAVVHHQDRVAPALKSAGHVIVDSLVAHGVERTYVVPGESFLDVLDGLHQSSVETIVCRHEGGAAYMAEADGKMQQRPGVAMVTRGPGAANAHVGLHTAWQDSTPMLLFVGLIPFAHRDREAFQEFDIKSWFDTGAKRVMVLDHPERASEIVAEAMFAAMSGRPGPVVVGLPEDVIRQQVSPVLHPAIPVAAGGLSGTDSAALKAALAESNKPLFVTGGNDWTQEAAGQLTAWLERHHIPAAAEWRTQGTVSFDSPSYVGPIGYGRPRPTYDLLEETDLLVFVGTVPGDVITDGFVCRQDWSKKNFLVTADPSLRGRSGPVSRQILAKPDAFVRDLAGIDLPVKEEWKDWTARMRKEQESFAALPSAVPAPGQARMDTLMANLVPRLPGDAMVTFGAGEHTNWAHRYFPTRRYASMISARNGSMGYSVPSAIAASLAEPGRRVVTIAGDGEFLMNGQELATAAQYGATPLVVVMDNQEYGTIRTHQERHYPQRVSGTQLKNPDFALMARAFGGFGITVTEDRGVPAALDAALAAIDDDGVFALIHLIVEQRVKAY; encoded by the coding sequence ATGACACCAGAGCCGCAGCCCACCCTGACCACCTCCCGTCCCCAGCCCGCCGCCGTCGTCCACCACCAGGACCGTGTGGCGCCCGCCCTCAAATCCGCCGGGCACGTCATCGTCGATTCGCTGGTGGCCCACGGCGTGGAACGCACCTACGTGGTTCCCGGCGAGAGCTTCCTCGACGTGCTGGACGGCCTGCACCAGTCCAGCGTCGAAACCATCGTCTGCCGGCATGAGGGCGGGGCCGCGTACATGGCGGAGGCGGACGGCAAGATGCAGCAACGGCCGGGCGTCGCGATGGTCACCCGGGGGCCGGGGGCCGCGAACGCGCATGTGGGCCTGCACACCGCCTGGCAGGACTCCACCCCCATGCTGCTCTTCGTGGGCCTGATCCCGTTTGCCCACCGGGACCGGGAAGCGTTCCAGGAATTCGACATCAAGTCCTGGTTCGATACCGGCGCCAAGCGCGTCATGGTCCTGGACCATCCGGAGCGGGCCTCCGAAATCGTGGCCGAGGCCATGTTTGCGGCGATGAGCGGACGGCCCGGACCCGTGGTTGTCGGCTTGCCGGAGGACGTGATCCGGCAGCAGGTCAGCCCGGTTCTCCACCCTGCGATACCCGTAGCCGCAGGGGGCCTGAGCGGTACGGACTCCGCGGCGCTGAAGGCGGCCCTGGCCGAGTCCAACAAGCCGCTCTTCGTCACCGGCGGCAACGACTGGACGCAGGAGGCAGCCGGGCAGCTCACCGCCTGGCTGGAGCGGCACCACATCCCGGCCGCCGCCGAATGGCGCACGCAGGGCACGGTGTCCTTCGATTCGCCATCCTACGTGGGGCCCATCGGGTACGGCCGGCCGCGCCCCACGTATGACCTCCTGGAGGAGACCGACCTCCTGGTGTTCGTGGGCACGGTGCCGGGAGATGTGATCACTGACGGATTCGTGTGCCGCCAGGACTGGAGCAAGAAGAACTTCCTGGTGACGGCGGACCCGTCGCTGCGGGGGCGGTCCGGACCCGTGTCACGGCAGATCCTGGCCAAACCGGACGCGTTCGTCCGCGACCTGGCGGGCATTGACCTGCCGGTCAAGGAGGAGTGGAAGGACTGGACGGCGAGGATGCGGAAAGAGCAGGAAAGCTTCGCGGCGCTCCCTTCTGCGGTGCCGGCTCCGGGCCAGGCGAGGATGGACACCCTGATGGCCAACCTGGTGCCCCGTCTTCCCGGGGACGCGATGGTGACGTTCGGGGCCGGGGAACACACCAACTGGGCCCACCGGTATTTCCCCACCCGCCGGTATGCGTCCATGATCAGCGCCCGCAACGGCTCCATGGGGTACTCAGTACCTTCCGCGATCGCCGCTTCCCTGGCTGAGCCCGGGCGGCGGGTGGTGACCATCGCGGGGGACGGCGAGTTCCTCATGAACGGGCAGGAACTCGCCACCGCGGCCCAGTACGGTGCAACGCCCCTCGTGGTGGTCATGGACAACCAGGAGTACGGCACCATCCGCACGCACCAGGAACGGCACTACCCGCAGCGCGTGTCCGGAACGCAGTTGAAGAACCCGGATTTTGCGCTGATGGCCAGGGCTTTCGGCGGCTTCGGCATCACCGTCACGGAGGACCGCGGCGTGCCGGCCGCCCTGGATGCCGCGCTGGCGGCCATCGACGATGACGGGGTGTTTGCCCTCATCCACCTCATCGTGGAGCAGCGCGTCAAGGCGTACTGA
- a CDS encoding amino acid permease, with amino-acid sequence MPNNPNEEVEFDHVIDGGHAHASETSLHAEDKGYHKNLKPRQIQMIAIGGAIGTGLFLGAGGRLYAAGPSLVIAYAVCGFFAFLILRALGELVLHRPSSGSFVSYAREFFGEKAAFVSGWFYWINWATTTIVDITAAALYMHFFGNYVPWMADVPQWAWALTALVVVLALNLVSVKVFGEMEFWFALIKVAALVAFLIIGTYFVIFGTPVDGQQVGISLLSDNGGIFPNGLLPMIILMQGVLFAYASIELIGTAAGETENPEKIMPKAINSVVFRIAVFYVGSVILLALLLPFTSYQKGVSPFVTFFGSIGVQGVDVIMNLVVLTAALSSLNAGLYSTGRILRSMSVNGSAPKFASRMNKAGVPYGGIAITAVVSLLGVPLNYLVPAEAFEIVLNIASVGIIMTWATIVLCQIQLKRWADKGWVERPSFRMFGAPYTGYLSLLFLVGVLIMVFIDSPLTMLVTAIASVLMVLGWYACRHRIRQIAETREGFTGKAPVIANRTPIS; translated from the coding sequence ATGCCCAACAACCCCAATGAAGAGGTTGAGTTCGACCACGTTATTGATGGTGGTCACGCGCATGCGTCCGAGACCTCCCTGCATGCGGAGGACAAGGGTTACCACAAGAACCTGAAGCCGCGGCAGATCCAGATGATCGCGATTGGCGGTGCGATCGGTACCGGCCTGTTCCTGGGCGCCGGCGGCCGGCTCTACGCCGCGGGCCCGTCCCTGGTCATCGCGTACGCGGTGTGCGGGTTCTTCGCGTTCCTGATCCTGCGTGCCCTGGGCGAACTGGTCCTGCACCGGCCCTCCTCGGGCTCGTTCGTTTCCTACGCCCGTGAATTCTTCGGTGAAAAAGCCGCGTTCGTCTCCGGCTGGTTCTACTGGATCAACTGGGCCACCACCACCATCGTGGACATCACCGCCGCCGCCCTCTACATGCACTTCTTCGGCAACTACGTCCCCTGGATGGCCGATGTCCCGCAGTGGGCCTGGGCACTGACCGCCCTCGTCGTGGTCCTGGCCCTGAACCTGGTCTCCGTGAAAGTCTTCGGCGAAATGGAATTCTGGTTCGCCCTGATCAAGGTCGCCGCCCTCGTCGCCTTCCTCATCATCGGCACCTACTTCGTCATCTTCGGCACCCCCGTGGACGGCCAGCAGGTCGGCATCAGCCTCCTGTCCGATAACGGCGGGATCTTCCCCAACGGCCTGCTGCCCATGATCATCCTCATGCAGGGCGTCCTGTTCGCCTACGCCTCCATCGAACTCATCGGCACCGCCGCCGGCGAAACCGAGAACCCCGAAAAAATCATGCCCAAGGCCATCAACTCCGTGGTCTTCCGCATCGCCGTGTTCTACGTCGGCTCCGTGATCCTCCTGGCCCTGCTGCTGCCCTTCACCTCCTACCAAAAAGGCGTCAGCCCCTTCGTGACGTTCTTCGGCTCCATCGGCGTCCAGGGCGTGGACGTCATCATGAACCTCGTGGTCCTCACCGCAGCCCTGTCCTCCCTGAACGCCGGGCTCTACTCCACGGGCCGGATCCTGCGTTCCATGTCCGTCAACGGCTCCGCGCCCAAGTTCGCCTCCCGCATGAACAAGGCAGGCGTCCCGTACGGCGGCATCGCCATCACCGCCGTCGTCTCCCTCCTCGGGGTCCCGCTGAACTACCTCGTCCCGGCCGAAGCCTTCGAAATCGTCCTGAACATCGCCTCCGTCGGCATCATCATGACCTGGGCCACCATCGTGCTGTGCCAGATCCAGCTCAAACGCTGGGCCGACAAAGGCTGGGTCGAACGCCCCTCCTTCCGGATGTTCGGCGCCCCCTACACCGGCTACCTCTCCCTGCTCTTCCTCGTCGGCGTCCTCATCATGGTCTTCATCGACTCACCCCTGACCATGCTCGTCACCGCCATCGCGTCCGTCCTCATGGTCCTCGGCTGGTACGCCTGCCGCCACCGCATCCGCCAAATCGCCGAAACCCGCGAAGGCTTCACCGGGAAAGCACCCGTGATCGCCAACCGGACGCCCATTTCCTGA
- a CDS encoding glutaminase: protein MSTTLSAPPLGLLLEDIVRRHRPRQNAGSVPGNIPFLATVPFDRFGIAVATTSGEVFSSGDAGVPFSIQSISKVFTLAMALQGGRSAALWSRVLREPSGTSFNSLVQLEAEKGIPRNPFINAGALVVTDHLLEETPDAATQLLRFLTEQAGSHEAEPGSHAPFIDEAAADGELAGSSRNLALAHFLKDFANLTQPAAVVVENYVRQCSIMMTCVQLARAGLFLANDGQGSTGRVLSPSEAKRIGSIMLTCGMYDAAGEFAYRVGLPGKSGVGGGILVIVPGQCAICVWSPRLDAKGNSLAGTAALADLSDRTGWSVF, encoded by the coding sequence ATGAGCACCACACTGAGCGCACCGCCCCTGGGCCTCCTCCTTGAGGACATCGTCCGGCGCCACCGGCCCAGGCAGAACGCGGGCAGCGTTCCCGGAAACATCCCTTTCCTGGCCACGGTCCCGTTCGACCGCTTCGGCATCGCCGTCGCCACCACCTCCGGCGAGGTCTTCAGCTCCGGGGACGCCGGCGTTCCCTTTTCCATCCAAAGCATCTCCAAGGTGTTCACCCTGGCCATGGCCCTGCAGGGCGGCAGGTCCGCTGCCCTGTGGTCCCGGGTGCTGCGCGAACCCTCCGGAACGTCCTTCAACTCACTGGTCCAGTTGGAAGCCGAAAAGGGCATCCCGCGCAATCCGTTCATCAACGCCGGCGCCCTGGTGGTCACCGACCACCTGCTGGAAGAGACGCCCGACGCCGCCACGCAGCTCCTGCGGTTCCTCACCGAACAAGCGGGGAGCCACGAGGCGGAGCCAGGCTCCCACGCACCGTTCATCGATGAAGCCGCTGCTGACGGTGAGCTGGCCGGCAGCAGCCGCAACCTGGCCCTGGCGCACTTCCTCAAGGATTTTGCCAACCTCACCCAGCCCGCCGCCGTCGTGGTGGAGAACTACGTCCGCCAGTGCTCCATCATGATGACCTGCGTCCAGCTGGCCCGTGCCGGCCTGTTCCTTGCCAACGACGGCCAGGGATCAACCGGCAGGGTGCTGTCCCCCAGCGAGGCCAAGCGGATCGGCTCCATCATGCTGACCTGCGGCATGTATGACGCCGCCGGCGAATTCGCATACCGGGTGGGCCTGCCCGGCAAGAGCGGAGTAGGCGGCGGGATCCTGGTGATCGTCCCGGGGCAGTGCGCCATCTGCGTCTGGAGTCCGCGGCTGGACGCCAAGGGCAATTCCCTTGCCGGCACCGCAGCCCTGGCCGACCTCTCCGACCGCACCGGCTGGTCAGTCTTCTAA
- a CDS encoding helix-turn-helix domain-containing protein, with protein sequence MAAVTVDDILSDLPLGFASLILRPAPSAPAIERFLIVDADDESVQAAGAFVLLIGVRGRSALPALRRLLKAPPPVVAVKGNREDLAEAEELLQAAGSGLLLVDPAADWDRLLSIAKDRIQPRSYESEVLTLLEEDLFAIAQTTARLTSSHVLIEDAANKVLAYSTVTNDIDELRKASILSRRGPRKYELLLKDLGAYRELHRTRQPVRVPARPQDGLRERVAIALFAGERIMGYIWLQETGEGFGPDVEYVLTGSAARVSAELIRYRNQQSVHMREDRVARILSGPAEAAASAHSGKIPSERPAALLLIGMSDADSRADDAALKHGELANLASIHAAAYKASAVVGQFNGDTAIILPDLQSSTAEAGLRALAEAVVKDARKHLGIIPFAAVGPLAPDLLSIHRVTGITEALLACVRNATPGTVATVDDFEAEILYREAVRNFHSSPFRHRSMAALLQEDAELAATLQAYFDACFDVSECAKHMNLHKNTVYYRVAKAARVTGLDFGNPRDSLVALLHLQEWAASTDNPGRK encoded by the coding sequence ATGGCCGCGGTTACGGTGGATGACATCCTCTCGGATCTTCCCCTTGGCTTCGCCAGCCTCATCCTCCGTCCAGCCCCCTCGGCGCCGGCCATTGAACGGTTCCTTATTGTCGACGCCGACGACGAGTCCGTCCAGGCTGCCGGCGCGTTTGTCCTGCTCATCGGTGTCCGCGGCCGCTCCGCCTTGCCGGCCCTCCGGCGGCTCCTGAAGGCCCCGCCCCCGGTGGTAGCCGTCAAGGGCAACCGCGAAGACCTCGCCGAAGCGGAAGAACTCCTGCAGGCAGCGGGCTCGGGCCTCCTCCTGGTTGATCCCGCCGCCGACTGGGACCGCCTGCTGTCCATCGCAAAGGACCGGATCCAGCCGCGCAGCTACGAGAGCGAAGTCCTCACCCTGCTTGAGGAAGACCTGTTCGCCATCGCCCAGACCACGGCCAGGCTCACCTCCAGCCACGTGCTGATCGAGGACGCGGCCAACAAGGTCCTGGCGTACTCCACGGTCACCAACGACATTGACGAGCTCCGCAAAGCGTCCATCCTGTCCCGCCGCGGTCCGCGGAAGTACGAGCTGCTGCTCAAGGACCTGGGCGCATACCGCGAACTCCACCGCACCCGGCAGCCGGTCCGGGTGCCTGCCCGGCCCCAGGACGGGCTGCGTGAACGGGTGGCCATCGCGCTCTTCGCGGGCGAACGGATCATGGGGTACATCTGGCTCCAGGAGACCGGAGAGGGCTTCGGCCCGGACGTTGAGTACGTCCTCACCGGATCCGCAGCCAGGGTTTCCGCCGAACTGATCCGCTACCGCAACCAGCAGTCCGTCCACATGCGGGAGGACCGGGTGGCACGGATCCTGTCAGGTCCCGCCGAGGCCGCCGCCAGCGCCCACAGCGGAAAGATCCCCTCGGAGCGTCCCGCGGCGCTTCTCCTCATCGGCATGTCCGACGCCGACTCCCGGGCCGACGACGCCGCGCTCAAGCACGGCGAACTGGCCAACCTGGCCTCCATCCACGCCGCCGCGTACAAGGCATCCGCCGTCGTGGGCCAGTTCAACGGTGACACGGCCATCATCCTGCCGGACCTGCAGTCCAGCACGGCGGAGGCGGGGCTGAGGGCACTTGCCGAAGCAGTGGTCAAGGATGCCCGCAAACACCTGGGCATCATTCCCTTCGCCGCCGTCGGACCGCTGGCGCCGGACCTGCTGTCCATCCACCGGGTCACCGGCATCACGGAAGCACTGCTGGCCTGCGTGCGGAACGCCACACCGGGCACGGTGGCCACCGTTGACGATTTCGAGGCGGAAATCCTCTACCGCGAGGCCGTACGGAACTTCCACAGCTCACCCTTCCGGCACCGCAGCATGGCGGCACTGCTCCAGGAGGATGCCGAACTCGCAGCAACCCTGCAGGCCTACTTCGACGCCTGCTTCGACGTCTCCGAATGCGCCAAACACATGAACCTGCACAAAAACACCGTCTATTACCGCGTTGCCAAAGCAGCCAGGGTCACCGGCCTGGACTTCGGCAACCCCCGCGACTCACTGGTGGCCCTGCTCCATCTCCAGGAGTGGGCCGCCTCCACCGACAATCCAGGCAGGAAATGA
- a CDS encoding maleylpyruvate isomerase family mycothiol-dependent enzyme — protein MVARHDQATDPVLLDGLLQARRGTAFFARKLNELTDAELDGDSLLPGWTRRHVVAHVGYNARAVARLVEWAATGVETPMYPSVEVRNHEIDFGATLSPIALRNLFDHSAVHLNVEWRDLPAENWHHKVKTVQGRTVPAEETVWMRTREVWVHAVDLDNGATFRDIPAPVLERLLTDITGAWHARGTDKDLVVKVTGQPSALVFGDTAAASPTVVSGSLAAIAQWATGRGTDGTTAQHDGGSVTPAPPAPAWI, from the coding sequence ATGGTTGCCCGGCACGACCAGGCCACCGATCCCGTCCTGCTCGACGGGCTCCTGCAGGCCCGGCGCGGCACCGCGTTCTTCGCCCGCAAGCTCAACGAGCTCACGGACGCGGAACTGGACGGGGACTCGCTGCTGCCGGGCTGGACCCGCCGGCACGTTGTGGCCCACGTGGGCTACAACGCGCGGGCCGTGGCACGGCTGGTCGAATGGGCAGCCACCGGCGTGGAGACCCCCATGTACCCCTCGGTGGAGGTCCGCAACCACGAGATCGACTTCGGCGCCACGCTCAGTCCCATCGCGCTGCGGAACCTGTTCGACCACTCCGCCGTGCACCTGAACGTCGAGTGGCGCGACCTGCCCGCCGAGAACTGGCACCACAAGGTCAAGACCGTCCAGGGCAGGACCGTTCCCGCCGAAGAAACCGTCTGGATGCGCACCAGGGAAGTGTGGGTGCACGCCGTTGACCTGGACAACGGGGCCACGTTCCGGGACATCCCCGCACCCGTCCTGGAACGGCTCCTCACGGACATCACCGGCGCCTGGCACGCCCGCGGCACGGACAAGGACCTCGTGGTCAAGGTCACCGGCCAACCCTCTGCGCTGGTCTTCGGTGACACGGCAGCCGCCTCCCCCACCGTGGTTTCCGGCTCCCTGGCCGCCATTGCACAGTGGGCCACCGGCCGCGGCACGGACGGCACCACGGCACAGCACGACGGCGGATCGGTCACCCCCGCGCCCCCGGCCCCGGCCTGGATCTAG